Part of the Ktedonobacteraceae bacterium genome is shown below.
ATGGTGATGCCCGGCGATCACATCGACATGACGGTGGAGTTGATCCAGCCAGTGGCGATGGAAGAGGGCGTCAAGTTTGCCATTCGTGAGGGTGGTCGAACCGTGGGCGCTGGCATCTGCACCAGGGTCGAGAGCTAAGCAGAGCGT
Proteins encoded:
- the tuf gene encoding elongation factor Tu (EF-Tu; promotes GTP-dependent binding of aminoacyl-tRNA to the A-site of ribosomes during protein biosynthesis; when the tRNA anticodon matches the mRNA codon, GTP hydrolysis results; the inactive EF-Tu-GDP leaves the ribosome and release of GDP is promoted by elongation factor Ts; many prokaryotes have two copies of the gene encoding EF-Tu) is translated as MVMPGDHIDMTVELIQPVAMEEGVKFAIREGGRTVGAGICTRVES